In Zingiber officinale cultivar Zhangliang chromosome 11B, Zo_v1.1, whole genome shotgun sequence, a single window of DNA contains:
- the LOC122034643 gene encoding uncharacterized protein LOC122034643 → MGGEGSNPSCCCHFHPKQEMVGVCALCLRERLLVLASNYPQKTLKKQTKSRIRIGKVFALLSFFHLSHPNKKFDHEAASASISSLEESFISIKFEENGQASWHSNKSLPPSSGFVGQLALYWKSEKKDRTNRTRTSSSASSCYDVKVDERLVKARKGWMKSITRKR, encoded by the exons ATGGGAGGAGAAGGcagcaaccctagctgctgctgcCATTTCCACCCCAAGCAAGAGATGGTGGGAGTGTGTGCTCTCTGCTTGAGAGAAAGGCTCCTGGTTTTGGCCTCTAATTATCCACAAAAAACACTGAAGAAGCAGACCAAATCCAGAATCAGGATTGGTAAAGTATTTGCTCTCCTTTCCTTCTTCCACCTCTCTCATCCCAACAAGAAGTTTGACCACGAAGCTGCTTCTGCTTCCATCTCCAGCCTAGAAG aatcaTTCAtatcaatcaaatttgaggagaatGGGCAAGCATCATGGCACAGTAACAAAAGCCTGCCACCGTCCAGTGGCTTCGTTGGTCAGTTGGCACTGTATTGGAAGAGCGAGAAGAAGGATCGCACTAACAGGACGAGAACAAGCAGCAGTGCGAGCAGTTGTtatgatgttaaggtggatgagAGATTGGTCAAGGCAAGGAAAGGGTGGATGAAGAGCATAACAAGGAAGAGGTGA